A stretch of Kyrpidia spormannii DNA encodes these proteins:
- a CDS encoding phosphatidylglycerophosphatase A family protein: MAPSMVELLARRGVQIQDIAEIVLMLQKPFHPKLTLEECVESVLTVLEKREVQHALYTGIALDELAEKKLLPEPLQSIMERDEPLYGVDEIMALAITNVYGSIGLTSFGYLDKEKTGILAKLNEKGPAIHTFLDDLVAGLAAAASARIAHDKAPADYWESGSVQ; the protein is encoded by the coding sequence ATGGCGCCTTCAATGGTGGAATTGTTGGCTCGGCGGGGGGTACAAATCCAAGATATCGCCGAGATCGTGCTCATGCTTCAAAAACCGTTTCACCCGAAGTTGACTTTGGAAGAGTGCGTGGAAAGTGTGCTCACGGTGTTGGAGAAGCGGGAGGTGCAGCACGCCCTTTACACGGGAATTGCTTTGGACGAATTGGCGGAGAAGAAGCTGCTGCCAGAGCCTTTGCAGTCGATTATGGAAAGAGATGAGCCCCTGTACGGCGTGGATGAGATTATGGCATTAGCCATTACCAACGTTTACGGGTCGATCGGATTGACCAGCTTCGGGTACCTTGATAAAGAGAAAACGGGCATTCTGGCGAAATTAAACGAAAAGGGCCCGGCGATTCATACGTTTCTCGATGATCTGGTGGCCGGCCTGGCGGCGGCGGCCTCGGCGCGAATCGCCCACGATAAGGCTCCGGCGGATTATTGGGAATCCGGGTCGGTCCAATAA
- the dnaE gene encoding DNA polymerase III subunit alpha: MHLHVHSAYSLLRGVCRLEALIQRVVAEGMPGVAITDWANLYAAIRFVRLAKEAGIRPILGAQIPLVEESPQRPSRGDPPAVVLLAESEEGFRGLIRLVSLAHDGPEVGVSWEAVKAHAPGLFLLSGGAEGPVDAALARGDTERARDWLRRFVEVFGPNRAWLEVQDDGSERGRLSHYRLVSLGEEYGLLPVATADVHYIDPEDAPLARVVQALRQGDDGAPPPSPSPQWFASSAEMRARFAHLPQAVNAALEIAERCRVELPLGRVLLPSFDVPGGESPDGYLRRLCQEGLRQRVGDPIPTSYRDRLEHELSVIARMGFASYFLIVWDFIRYSRERGIATGPGRGSAAGSLVAYALGITGVDPVRHHLLFERFLNPERVSMPDIDIDFEDERRFEVIDYVAQKYGQDRVAQIITFGTMAARAAIRDAGRVTGLPPALVDRVAKLVPASLGITLDQALVEEPRLRALKDENEQVRTLLTVAKGLEGLPRHTSTHAAGVVIAPSALTDIVPVQRTPEGGLITQYDMASLEAVGLLKMDFLGLRTLSIIEHTRELAGERLGHAVEIDEEYTDPKTYELLGRGDTDGCFQLESSGVKHVLRDLQPNCFEDIVAVISLYRPGPMENISRYIDAKHGRVPIHYPHPDLEPILRDTYGIVVYQEQIMQIASRMAGFTLGQADVLRRAVGKKKREVLEQQRAAFVAGCLRQGHPRDLAEELYDLIVRFADYGFNRSHAVAYAVLSWRTAYLKAHYPAEFFASLLSAAMASADKVAQYVEEAFQRGIEVLPPSVQTSGAGFTVREDGKIRFALGAIKHVGQAAVQAVLGARRAGPFHSFEDFLSRVDHRACHRRTVEALIRAGAFDELGENRDELLGRLERESHWGGGGAQLTFFGEESPGRRASSENEQEKIRHEKELMGLTFTGARVYIRVKRGGPETLKQLGQVLARHPGSWRVRLVRSSRDVRELGDRWRVQPGPGLTSDVEALLGESSIVYHLT; this comes from the coding sequence GTGCATCTTCATGTTCATAGCGCGTATTCTTTGCTTCGGGGTGTTTGCCGCCTGGAAGCCTTGATCCAACGGGTCGTGGCGGAAGGGATGCCTGGGGTCGCCATCACCGATTGGGCGAATTTGTACGCGGCGATTCGGTTCGTTCGATTGGCCAAGGAGGCGGGGATCCGGCCGATCCTGGGAGCCCAGATTCCCCTGGTCGAAGAAAGCCCTCAGAGGCCGTCGAGAGGGGATCCGCCGGCCGTGGTTCTTTTGGCCGAGTCGGAAGAGGGTTTTCGAGGGCTGATTCGCCTGGTGAGCCTGGCTCATGACGGACCGGAGGTGGGGGTGTCCTGGGAGGCGGTGAAAGCGCACGCCCCCGGCCTGTTTTTGCTTTCCGGCGGCGCAGAGGGCCCGGTGGATGCGGCTTTGGCCCGGGGCGATACGGAAAGGGCCCGGGACTGGCTGCGGCGGTTTGTCGAAGTGTTCGGGCCAAACCGGGCGTGGCTGGAAGTGCAGGACGACGGAAGTGAAAGGGGGCGTTTGAGCCACTACCGGTTGGTTTCTCTCGGGGAAGAGTATGGACTCCTGCCGGTCGCCACGGCGGACGTGCATTACATCGACCCCGAGGACGCGCCCCTGGCCCGGGTGGTGCAAGCCCTCCGGCAAGGGGATGACGGGGCCCCGCCACCCTCCCCTTCCCCTCAGTGGTTTGCCTCTTCCGCCGAGATGCGGGCACGGTTTGCACACCTCCCCCAGGCCGTGAACGCCGCTTTGGAGATTGCAGAGCGGTGCCGGGTGGAGTTGCCTCTGGGCCGGGTGTTGCTGCCTTCTTTTGACGTGCCCGGAGGGGAGAGCCCGGATGGATACCTCCGGCGGTTATGTCAGGAGGGCCTCCGACAGCGGGTGGGCGATCCCATACCCACTTCGTACCGGGACCGATTGGAGCACGAGCTCAGCGTCATCGCCCGGATGGGATTTGCGAGCTATTTTCTGATCGTGTGGGATTTTATTCGGTACAGTCGGGAACGCGGCATTGCCACCGGCCCCGGGCGGGGATCGGCAGCGGGAAGTTTGGTGGCGTACGCCCTGGGGATTACCGGGGTGGATCCCGTGCGCCACCACCTGTTGTTCGAGCGCTTCTTGAACCCGGAGCGGGTGAGCATGCCCGATATCGACATCGATTTTGAAGATGAACGCCGTTTTGAAGTCATTGATTACGTGGCCCAAAAATACGGCCAGGATCGGGTCGCCCAGATTATTACCTTCGGAACCATGGCGGCCCGGGCGGCCATTCGGGACGCCGGTCGGGTGACCGGTCTCCCACCGGCTTTGGTGGACCGGGTGGCGAAACTCGTGCCGGCTTCCTTGGGAATCACGTTGGACCAAGCTTTGGTGGAGGAACCCCGACTTCGGGCGTTGAAGGATGAGAATGAGCAGGTCCGGACGTTGCTGACGGTGGCTAAGGGACTGGAAGGGTTGCCCCGTCACACGTCGACCCACGCCGCCGGGGTTGTGATTGCCCCTTCGGCCTTGACCGATATCGTCCCGGTGCAGCGCACCCCGGAGGGAGGGTTGATTACCCAGTACGACATGGCTTCCCTTGAAGCCGTGGGGTTATTGAAAATGGATTTCCTGGGGTTGCGCACCCTTTCGATCATTGAGCACACCCGGGAGTTGGCGGGGGAGCGCCTGGGGCATGCTGTGGAAATCGACGAGGAGTACACCGATCCGAAAACCTATGAACTTCTGGGCCGGGGCGATACGGACGGGTGTTTTCAGCTCGAGTCTTCCGGGGTAAAACATGTTTTGCGGGACTTGCAGCCGAACTGTTTTGAAGACATCGTGGCGGTGATCTCCTTGTACCGCCCGGGGCCGATGGAGAATATCAGCCGATACATCGACGCCAAGCACGGTCGGGTGCCGATCCACTATCCCCACCCGGATTTGGAACCGATTCTCCGAGATACCTACGGAATTGTGGTGTATCAGGAGCAGATCATGCAGATCGCCTCGCGGATGGCGGGATTCACGCTCGGCCAGGCCGATGTTCTCCGCCGGGCGGTGGGCAAGAAGAAAAGAGAGGTTTTAGAACAACAGCGCGCGGCCTTTGTGGCCGGATGCCTTAGGCAGGGACATCCCAGGGATTTGGCCGAGGAACTGTACGACCTCATCGTGCGCTTTGCCGATTATGGGTTCAACCGCTCCCACGCGGTTGCATACGCTGTGTTATCCTGGCGTACCGCGTATCTCAAGGCGCACTACCCCGCGGAGTTTTTCGCTTCCCTGCTGTCCGCTGCCATGGCTTCGGCCGATAAGGTGGCCCAATACGTGGAAGAGGCTTTTCAGCGGGGCATCGAGGTATTGCCCCCTTCGGTGCAAACCAGCGGGGCGGGGTTTACGGTGAGGGAAGATGGCAAGATCCGTTTCGCCTTGGGAGCGATTAAACATGTGGGCCAAGCTGCGGTCCAGGCGGTGCTTGGCGCCCGGAGGGCGGGGCCGTTTCACTCTTTCGAGGATTTTCTGTCCCGGGTGGATCACCGGGCGTGCCATCGACGGACGGTGGAGGCGCTGATTCGAGCCGGTGCTTTCGATGAACTGGGTGAGAACCGGGATGAATTGCTCGGCCGCTTAGAGCGGGAGAGTCACTGGGGCGGGGGCGGTGCCCAGTTGACGTTTTTTGGCGAGGAGAGCCCCGGACGCCGGGCGAGTTCGGAGAATGAACAGGAGAAAATTCGGCATGAAAAAGAGTTGATGGGGCTGACGTTCACCGGAGCCCGGGTCTACATCCGAGTGAAGCGGGGTGGGCCGGAGACGCTGAAGCAACTGGGGCAGGTGTTGGCCCGGCATCCCGGGAGCTGGCGGGTTCGCCTGGTTCGTTCCAGCCGGGACGTCCGGGAACTCGGAGACAGGTGGCGGGTGCAACCCGGTCCCGGACTGACATCGGATGTGGAAGCGTTGCTGGGAGAGAGTTCCATCGTGTATCATTTGACCTAG
- a CDS encoding DRTGG domain-containing protein — protein MATKHELILQHIEDLAVGSKISVRQIAKMMDVSEGTAYRAIKEAEMRGIVSTIERVGTVRIEKQQKKNIERLTFAEVVNIVDGTVLAGRGGLHKTLTKFVIGAMEIDAMLRYIDKDCLLIVGNREEAHRASLEHGAAVLITGGFDTNDEVKELADRRELPLISSAYDTFTIATLINRAIYDRLIKKEIVLVEDLIGDTKPVSISLSARAGDYRALVNLTGHSRFPVVDPQFRVVGMLTSKDVTGEPDEAPVERLMSKNPITVTPKTSVASAAHIMVWEGIELLPVVENRRLMGVISRQDVIKALQYMQKQPQVGQTIEDIILSQFKEEKGPDRTVWLVGDITPQMSNRLGGVSTGVLMTLIAEAGSSAIRRSRHSDMVVENVSIYFLKPIQIDSTLSVKAAAIDMGRKFGKADVELYHNGELVGKALFTAQVLER, from the coding sequence ATGGCGACCAAACACGAACTCATTTTACAACATATTGAGGATTTGGCCGTGGGAAGTAAGATCTCCGTCCGGCAGATTGCCAAGATGATGGACGTCAGTGAAGGAACGGCGTATCGGGCGATCAAAGAGGCGGAGATGCGGGGGATCGTCAGCACCATCGAGCGCGTGGGCACGGTCCGGATCGAAAAGCAGCAAAAGAAGAATATCGAGCGCTTGACCTTTGCGGAAGTGGTCAATATCGTGGATGGTACGGTCCTCGCGGGCCGCGGTGGGCTGCACAAAACGCTGACGAAGTTTGTCATTGGCGCCATGGAGATCGACGCGATGCTGCGCTATATCGACAAGGATTGCCTGCTCATCGTCGGCAACCGGGAAGAAGCGCACCGGGCTTCCCTGGAGCACGGGGCGGCGGTGTTGATTACCGGGGGATTCGATACCAACGACGAGGTGAAGGAGCTGGCGGATCGGCGGGAATTGCCGCTGATCTCTTCGGCCTACGATACCTTCACCATTGCGACGTTGATCAATCGCGCCATTTATGACCGGCTGATCAAGAAAGAGATCGTTCTGGTTGAAGATCTGATCGGGGATACCAAGCCGGTCAGCATCTCCCTGTCCGCCCGGGCCGGGGACTATCGGGCTTTGGTGAACCTGACGGGGCACAGCCGATTTCCGGTGGTGGATCCGCAGTTCCGGGTCGTGGGGATGCTCACGTCCAAAGACGTTACCGGGGAGCCAGACGAAGCCCCGGTGGAACGGCTGATGTCGAAGAATCCCATCACGGTGACGCCCAAGACGTCGGTGGCCTCGGCGGCTCATATCATGGTGTGGGAAGGTATCGAGCTGTTGCCCGTGGTTGAAAATCGCCGGCTGATGGGAGTGATCAGCCGTCAAGATGTTATCAAGGCGCTGCAGTACATGCAAAAGCAGCCCCAGGTCGGCCAGACCATCGAGGATATCATCCTCAGCCAATTTAAAGAAGAAAAAGGCCCTGATCGCACCGTATGGTTGGTCGGGGATATTACCCCCCAGATGAGCAATCGGCTCGGCGGTGTGTCCACAGGGGTGTTGATGACCCTCATCGCCGAAGCCGGGTCCAGTGCCATCCGCCGTAGTCGGCACTCGGACATGGTGGTCGAGAATGTCTCCATCTATTTCCTCAAACCGATCCAGATTGACAGCACCTTGTCGGTGAAGGCCGCGGCGATTGACATGGGCCGGAAATTTGGCAAAGCCGACGTAGAGCTCTATCATAATGGGGAATTGGTCGGAAAGGCCTTGTTTACCGCCCAGGTGCTGGAACGGTAA
- a CDS encoding acyl-CoA thioesterase, which translates to MQVSLEIIVRSTEIDVNGHVNNAKYLEYMEWGREEWYERADLPYDRFLAMGIQTVTVNININYRRECRQGDHLTIWTKPLRRGRTSFVLKQEILNERGEVAADAEVTSVCMDVATRRSRPLPDELARYFPTYNPDESSGGPQDPAGKAE; encoded by the coding sequence GTGCAAGTTTCTCTAGAAATCATCGTCCGCTCGACGGAGATCGATGTCAATGGGCATGTCAACAATGCCAAATATCTCGAGTATATGGAGTGGGGGCGGGAGGAATGGTACGAACGAGCTGATCTTCCCTACGACCGATTTTTGGCCATGGGTATCCAAACGGTAACGGTGAACATCAATATTAACTATCGCCGGGAATGTCGTCAAGGTGACCACCTGACGATTTGGACCAAACCATTGCGACGGGGACGAACGAGCTTCGTCCTGAAGCAGGAGATCCTCAATGAACGGGGAGAAGTGGCAGCCGATGCCGAAGTCACCAGCGTTTGCATGGACGTCGCCACCCGGCGATCCCGCCCGCTTCCCGACGAACTCGCCCGGTACTTTCCTACATATAATCCCGATGAATCTTCCGGGGGTCCGCAGGATCCCGCCGGGAAAGCTGAGTGA
- a CDS encoding DUF3243 domain-containing protein: MHVLENFEQWKNFLGDRVDQAQAAGMSTEQIQQIAYRMGDFLARQVDPQNKQERLLQEMWKVSSEQDQQALARIMVNLVNKS, encoded by the coding sequence GTGCACGTTCTCGAGAACTTTGAGCAGTGGAAGAACTTCCTCGGCGACCGGGTTGATCAAGCGCAGGCGGCCGGGATGAGCACCGAGCAGATCCAGCAGATCGCTTATCGAATGGGGGACTTCCTGGCTCGGCAGGTGGATCCCCAAAACAAACAGGAGCGCCTTCTGCAGGAGATGTGGAAAGTGAGTTCCGAGCAGGACCAACAGGCGCTTGCCCGGATCATGGTCAACTTGGTCAACAAAAGCTGA
- a CDS encoding metal-dependent hydrolase, which yields MKLVYHGHACFEVEADGKRVIIDPFLSGSPVSKIKPEDVQVDAVLLTHGHGDHLGDAIAIAKRLNVPIIAPFELAAYCAKKGAQVHGMHLGGSHQFDFGKVKLTLAFHGAGIEDEDGVHEGGNPCGYLVTMGGRTFYHAGDTALFGDMKLIGDRHTIDAAALPIGDNFTMGPEDALYAVELLRPRTVIPMHYNTFPLIAQDVQAFASAVRGKGFTCQVLEVEGSLEI from the coding sequence ATGAAACTGGTCTATCACGGGCATGCGTGTTTTGAGGTGGAGGCCGACGGAAAGCGGGTGATCATCGACCCATTCCTTTCCGGCAGCCCGGTCAGCAAGATCAAGCCTGAAGATGTACAGGTCGATGCGGTGCTGTTGACCCACGGACACGGGGATCATCTCGGGGACGCCATCGCCATCGCGAAACGATTGAATGTCCCGATCATCGCTCCCTTTGAACTGGCGGCGTATTGTGCAAAAAAAGGCGCCCAAGTTCACGGGATGCATTTGGGCGGATCCCACCAGTTCGACTTTGGAAAAGTGAAGCTAACCCTGGCATTTCACGGGGCTGGCATCGAAGACGAGGATGGCGTGCACGAAGGCGGCAACCCTTGCGGTTATTTGGTGACGATGGGCGGGAGAACGTTTTATCACGCCGGGGATACGGCGCTGTTCGGAGATATGAAGCTGATCGGGGATCGCCACACCATCGACGCGGCGGCTTTGCCCATTGGCGACAATTTTACAATGGGCCCCGAAGACGCATTATACGCTGTGGAACTGCTCCGCCCCCGGACGGTGATCCCCATGCATTACAATACTTTCCCCCTCATCGCCCAGGATGTGCAGGCTTTTGCCTCGGCGGTGCGAGGGAAAGGGTTTACCTGCCAGGTGCTCGAGGTGGAAGGCAGCCTCGAAATCTGA
- a CDS encoding S-layer homology domain-containing protein, with protein MREKVRRIALELAAVVLAIAAIFTGGAVAPASAGPGSPVSLVYLSGFSREARLGLLDRIAGNADVVSPDFFQIQPDGSLANYVDDGLVQAAHDRGLEVVPFIGNDWNREAGRRALANGPALAAQIAGIVSGRNLDGVIVDLENLTVADRGALTAFVQALRNDLPPSKQLAATVPAIQGPVQSGWVAAYDNQALAALCDYITVMTYDERVQGDPPGPVAGDPWVEQSIQYMLTQIPRDKFLLGVPLYGRRWVNGWGGDSISYPAISRLVSQIGGEPNYDPVQKTMHYGYSAGAGWVDIYYDNRTTIAAKLSLVAKYGLRGGFAWSLGQEDPSVWGIFRRAMSGGPFPDIFNIGAEPAILKLWEKSWVHGDSDGLFHPNRAVSRAEATAMLVNALRPAPAWFAGFSDVSRGHWAYEVIGRAQAAGWVHGVGGGRFEPDRAVTRAEGAAMIAKTLGLSASGESGFPDLKGSWAEGSVAALRTKGIIAGFPDGLFHPDQPLTRGDMAVMVARAMGLL; from the coding sequence GTGAGGGAGAAGGTGAGGCGCATCGCCCTGGAGCTGGCGGCGGTGGTGCTGGCCATTGCGGCGATTTTCACAGGCGGTGCTGTGGCTCCGGCTTCGGCGGGCCCCGGCAGCCCGGTGTCTCTCGTGTATCTGTCGGGCTTCAGTCGAGAGGCGCGACTGGGGCTTCTGGACCGGATCGCCGGGAACGCGGATGTGGTGTCTCCAGATTTCTTCCAAATTCAACCGGACGGAAGTTTGGCGAATTACGTGGACGATGGGCTGGTGCAAGCGGCCCATGATCGCGGACTTGAAGTGGTGCCTTTTATCGGAAACGATTGGAACCGGGAGGCCGGGCGAAGAGCTTTGGCGAACGGGCCCGCCCTGGCGGCCCAAATCGCGGGGATTGTGAGCGGGCGGAACTTAGATGGGGTCATCGTCGATCTGGAGAATCTGACGGTTGCAGACCGGGGTGCCTTGACAGCCTTTGTTCAGGCCCTTCGCAACGATCTCCCCCCGTCAAAACAATTGGCGGCAACGGTGCCGGCTATTCAGGGGCCGGTCCAGTCCGGATGGGTCGCAGCCTATGACAACCAGGCGCTTGCAGCTTTATGTGACTACATCACCGTCATGACCTACGACGAGAGGGTTCAGGGCGATCCCCCGGGTCCCGTGGCCGGTGATCCCTGGGTGGAACAGTCGATCCAATACATGTTGACCCAGATTCCCAGGGACAAATTCCTGCTCGGAGTTCCCCTGTACGGCAGGCGGTGGGTGAATGGCTGGGGCGGCGATTCGATTTCTTATCCTGCCATCTCCCGGTTGGTCTCCCAGATCGGGGGCGAACCCAATTACGATCCGGTGCAGAAAACCATGCATTACGGGTATTCTGCCGGTGCAGGGTGGGTGGACATTTATTACGACAATCGAACGACCATCGCCGCCAAATTGTCTTTGGTGGCGAAATACGGCCTCAGAGGCGGATTTGCCTGGAGCTTGGGCCAAGAAGACCCTTCGGTATGGGGGATTTTCAGGCGCGCCATGAGCGGAGGGCCATTTCCCGATATTTTCAATATTGGCGCTGAACCTGCGATTCTAAAATTGTGGGAGAAAAGTTGGGTTCATGGTGATTCGGACGGCTTGTTCCATCCGAACCGTGCGGTGAGCCGAGCGGAAGCCACAGCCATGTTGGTCAACGCCCTGCGCCCGGCCCCGGCGTGGTTCGCGGGGTTTTCGGATGTTTCCCGGGGCCACTGGGCCTATGAGGTGATCGGCAGAGCTCAGGCGGCGGGTTGGGTACACGGCGTTGGGGGCGGGAGGTTTGAACCGGATCGAGCGGTGACCCGGGCGGAGGGCGCGGCCATGATCGCCAAGACCCTGGGGCTATCCGCGTCCGGTGAAAGCGGGTTTCCCGACCTGAAGGGATCCTGGGCCGAGGGCTCCGTGGCGGCACTCCGAACGAAAGGCATTATCGCCGGTTTTCCGGACGGTCTGTTTCATCCAGATCAACCCTTAACCCGGGGTGACATGGCGGTGATGGTGGCGCGGGCGATGGGACTTCTTTAA
- a CDS encoding DUF445 domain-containing protein: MNLPGRNATVRRLTFVVKPSIVYNQIDGQLRNAEWSPLHLFQVVLSVVTGAFIGLVTNGLAIAMLFRPWHPWRIGRWRVPLTPGLIPRRREEIAHRLGEIVQEHLLPADSVQKALRTMDMEGAFREALDHLAAWVEAEGVVRLANEVADWAEGCRSVGRRDAPEESETEQAVFPGVERGGVSRDLFARFVPGLVRRLADSVEGAALIRELIGRGLEFAAAATQDLKVRRGLAEEIQRWLQHQGWLGRLAGALSAEDRVAEELLRALRDWLTAPGTAGAVEGWVVKELLPGVAGLLEQRPSGAAPRLIREVVCEQLADREWVEAQLGEAWRWVDKRRDRWEPRLRTWILTRVDILLPHLWRRVPLARMVEEQVNRFPLPELERLILDVARKELAMITWMGAVLGGLVGLAQAAVATLG; encoded by the coding sequence ATGAACCTGCCGGGTCGCAATGCCACGGTTCGCCGTCTCACCTTCGTCGTTAAGCCTTCCATCGTGTACAATCAAATCGATGGTCAACTCAGGAATGCGGAGTGGAGCCCATTGCACCTTTTCCAAGTGGTCTTGTCGGTGGTCACCGGGGCGTTTATCGGTCTGGTGACCAATGGTTTGGCGATTGCGATGTTGTTTCGTCCGTGGCACCCGTGGCGAATCGGAAGATGGCGGGTGCCGCTGACTCCCGGACTGATTCCCCGGCGTCGGGAGGAGATCGCCCATCGGTTGGGCGAGATTGTCCAAGAACATCTTCTTCCGGCGGACAGCGTGCAAAAGGCCTTGCGGACGATGGATATGGAAGGTGCGTTTCGTGAGGCGTTGGATCACCTGGCCGCATGGGTAGAGGCGGAGGGGGTGGTCCGACTGGCGAATGAGGTCGCGGATTGGGCGGAGGGGTGCCGATCCGTCGGCCGTCGGGACGCACCGGAGGAATCGGAAACGGAACAAGCCGTGTTCCCGGGTGTGGAACGGGGCGGGGTTTCCCGGGACTTATTCGCCCGTTTTGTCCCCGGCCTTGTCCGGCGGTTGGCGGACAGTGTAGAAGGGGCGGCGCTGATCCGGGAACTCATCGGCCGGGGTCTCGAGTTCGCCGCGGCTGCCACCCAGGACCTCAAAGTGCGCCGGGGGCTTGCGGAGGAAATCCAGCGCTGGTTGCAGCACCAAGGGTGGCTCGGCCGTTTGGCCGGCGCCCTGAGTGCCGAGGATCGGGTGGCCGAAGAGTTGCTCCGGGCGTTGCGGGATTGGCTGACCGCCCCGGGTACCGCCGGGGCTGTGGAAGGCTGGGTCGTGAAGGAGTTGTTGCCGGGTGTGGCAGGTCTTTTGGAACAGCGACCGAGTGGCGCGGCCCCCCGTTTGATCCGGGAAGTCGTCTGTGAGCAGTTGGCCGACCGAGAGTGGGTGGAAGCCCAGCTGGGCGAGGCGTGGCGGTGGGTTGACAAGAGGCGCGATCGGTGGGAACCCCGGTTGCGCACCTGGATTTTGACACGCGTGGATATCCTCCTCCCCCACCTGTGGCGCCGTGTCCCCCTGGCGCGAATGGTTGAAGAGCAGGTGAATCGATTCCCCCTCCCCGAACTCGAGCGGCTCATCCTGGATGTGGCCCGGAAGGAACTCGCGATGATCACATGGATGGGGGCGGTGCTGGGCGGCCTCGTTGGCCTTGCTCAGGCAGCGGTGGCTACCCTTGGATGA
- a CDS encoding DUF1003 domain-containing protein, whose amino-acid sequence MERRRIALPNRLALLRRRAHGQVAGFTVQVGAEDAERINDLVEEYHSRILSRIEEEYNQSTTAGDRAADRITAFGGSWRFIGIFSLFLVLWMIWNILRPTPHFDPYPFILLNLVLSCLAAFQAPIIMMSQNRQAARDRHESIIDFAINYKAQREIDDIQGHLHRIERDIAALKSRLDGSSGAPR is encoded by the coding sequence ATGGAGCGCCGACGAATCGCACTTCCAAACCGACTCGCCCTCCTGCGGAGGAGAGCTCATGGACAGGTCGCCGGCTTCACCGTTCAAGTGGGGGCGGAGGATGCGGAGAGAATTAATGATTTAGTGGAAGAGTACCACAGCCGGATTCTCAGTCGAATTGAAGAAGAGTACAATCAGTCCACTACCGCTGGCGACCGGGCGGCTGATCGGATTACGGCCTTTGGAGGCAGTTGGAGATTCATTGGTATTTTTAGTCTCTTTTTGGTGTTGTGGATGATCTGGAACATACTGCGGCCTACCCCCCATTTTGACCCGTATCCATTTATCTTGTTGAACCTCGTGTTATCGTGTTTGGCAGCTTTCCAGGCCCCGATCATCATGATGAGCCAGAACCGCCAAGCGGCCAGGGACCGCCACGAATCGATTATCGATTTCGCCATCAACTACAAAGCACAACGGGAGATTGACGACATCCAGGGGCACCTGCACCGCATCGAACGGGACATCGCAGCCCTGAAAAGTCGGCTCGACGGATCGTCCGGGGCACCGAGATAA
- a CDS encoding acyl-CoA dehydrogenase family protein → MLDFSFSTEQETMRRLFRDFAESVLLPRYREWDAKEEFPWEQWNRMAEIGLTGMTISEQYGGAGMGYVEAGIAAEEVGRGDFNCAYAVILNGLVGEILERHGGDRVKKEFLLPMAKGEKLIALALTEPGTGSDAAAIKTTAVREGDHYIIAGEKSGISLATVAHAAVVFAKTDPEQRSRGVTAFLVPLDAPGVARSAYQDMGNRPIGRGSLFFDRVEIPLEYRVGDEGQGFYGAMNGFDFSRVLIALQCIGAAEKTLEETVEYVRQRQAFGKPLAAFEGVSFPIAEHHAKLEMARWYGYRALWLRDENLPHTTEAAACKWLGPKLAAEAIHDCLLLHGHYGYTRDLPIEQRLRDVIGLEIGDGTAHTQKIVIGREVIGREFRPY, encoded by the coding sequence ATGCTCGACTTTTCCTTTTCGACTGAACAGGAGACGATGCGGCGGTTGTTTCGGGATTTTGCCGAATCGGTGTTGTTGCCCCGGTACCGGGAATGGGATGCCAAAGAGGAGTTCCCCTGGGAGCAGTGGAATCGAATGGCCGAGATTGGTTTAACGGGGATGACGATCTCTGAACAATACGGCGGGGCCGGGATGGGGTACGTGGAAGCCGGCATTGCGGCGGAGGAGGTGGGGCGGGGGGATTTTAACTGTGCCTACGCGGTGATCCTGAACGGGCTTGTGGGGGAGATCCTCGAGCGCCACGGAGGGGACCGGGTAAAGAAGGAATTTCTCCTGCCCATGGCCAAGGGGGAAAAACTCATCGCCCTTGCCCTTACAGAACCCGGAACGGGCTCGGATGCCGCCGCCATCAAGACCACGGCGGTACGGGAAGGAGATCATTATATCATCGCCGGGGAAAAGTCCGGGATCAGTTTGGCGACGGTGGCCCACGCGGCCGTAGTCTTTGCCAAGACCGATCCGGAACAGCGCTCCAGGGGTGTGACCGCCTTCCTGGTCCCCTTGGACGCGCCGGGCGTGGCCCGTTCGGCTTACCAGGACATGGGTAACCGACCCATCGGCCGGGGATCGCTTTTTTTCGATCGGGTCGAAATCCCGCTGGAGTACCGGGTGGGGGATGAAGGCCAGGGGTTTTATGGGGCGATGAACGGATTCGACTTCAGTCGAGTGCTCATTGCTCTGCAGTGTATCGGAGCGGCGGAGAAGACCCTGGAAGAAACGGTGGAGTACGTCAGACAACGACAAGCTTTCGGAAAGCCGTTGGCCGCCTTTGAGGGTGTATCATTCCCCATCGCCGAGCACCACGCCAAGCTGGAGATGGCCCGCTGGTACGGTTATAGGGCCCTGTGGCTTCGGGACGAGAACCTGCCGCACACCACCGAGGCGGCGGCATGCAAGTGGCTCGGCCCCAAGCTTGCGGCGGAGGCCATCCACGATTGTCTGTTGCTTCACGGACATTACGGTTACACCCGGGATCTGCCTATTGAGCAGCGCCTCCGGGATGTGATCGGTTTGGAGATCGGCGATGGCACCGCTCACACCCAGAAGATCGTGATCGGCCGGGAGGTGATCGGCCGGGAGTTCCGGCCGTACTGA